A region from the Mycobacterium heidelbergense genome encodes:
- a CDS encoding acyltransferase family protein, which translates to MVVTDGQQVGGARSFLPAVEGMRACAAMGVVVTHVAFQTGHSCGVAGRLFGRFDLAVAVFFALSGFLLWRGHAAAARDLGPRPRTGHYLRSRVVRIMPAYVVAVVVILTLLPDADHASPTVWLANLTLTQIYVPLTLTGGLTQMWSLSVEVSFYLALPVLALLARRLPVGARVPAIATLAALSWAWGWVPFAHAGPGINPLNWPPAFFSWFAAGMLLAEWVHSPVGLPHVLARRRMVMAVVAVLAFLVAASPLAGPEGLVPGTAAQFAVKTAMGSLVAFALVAPLVLDRVDTPHRVLGTTGMVTLGRWSYGLFIWHLAALAMVFPVLGVFPFTGRMPMVLVLTLVFGWAIAAVSYGLVESPCREALRRWERQHKPVETPRAIDAEADAIAP; encoded by the coding sequence GTGGTGGTGACCGATGGCCAGCAGGTGGGCGGGGCCCGCAGCTTCCTGCCCGCCGTGGAGGGGATGCGCGCGTGCGCGGCCATGGGCGTGGTCGTCACGCACGTCGCCTTCCAGACCGGACACTCCTGCGGTGTCGCCGGACGGCTGTTCGGCCGCTTCGACCTGGCCGTGGCGGTGTTCTTCGCGTTGTCGGGATTCCTGTTATGGCGCGGGCACGCGGCGGCGGCGCGGGATTTGGGGCCGCGTCCGCGCACGGGTCACTACCTACGGTCGAGGGTCGTGCGCATCATGCCGGCCTATGTGGTGGCCGTCGTCGTGATCCTGACCCTGCTGCCCGACGCGGATCACGCCAGCCCGACGGTGTGGTTGGCCAACCTGACGCTCACCCAGATCTATGTGCCGCTCACCCTGACGGGTGGCCTGACGCAGATGTGGAGCCTGTCCGTCGAGGTCAGCTTCTACCTGGCGTTGCCGGTCCTGGCGTTGCTGGCGCGACGCCTCCCCGTCGGCGCGCGGGTGCCGGCGATCGCCACGCTCGCGGCCCTCAGCTGGGCCTGGGGCTGGGTGCCTTTTGCGCATGCCGGTCCGGGTATCAACCCGCTGAACTGGCCGCCGGCGTTCTTTTCCTGGTTCGCGGCCGGCATGCTGCTGGCGGAGTGGGTGCACAGCCCCGTTGGCTTGCCGCACGTGTTGGCGCGGCGACGGATGGTGATGGCCGTCGTCGCCGTGCTGGCCTTCCTGGTGGCGGCGTCGCCGCTGGCCGGTCCCGAGGGCCTCGTTCCCGGCACCGCCGCACAGTTCGCGGTGAAGACGGCGATGGGCTCACTGGTGGCGTTCGCGCTGGTCGCCCCCTTGGTGCTGGATCGAGTTGACACGCCACACCGGGTGCTGGGCACCACCGGCATGGTGACCTTGGGGCGTTGGTCCTACGGTCTGTTCATATGGCACCTGGCCGCCTTGGCGATGGTGTTCCCGGTGCTCGGGGTTTTCCCGTTCACGGGCCGGATGCCGATGGTGCTGGTGTTGACGCTGGTCTTCGGCTGGGCGATCGCCGCGGTTAGCTACGGCCTGGTCGAGTCGCCCTGCCGGGAGGCGCTGCGTCGCTGGGAGCGGCAGCACAAGCCTGTCGAAACGCCTCGGGCCATCGATGCTGAGGCGGATGCCATCGCGCCATGA
- a CDS encoding acetolactate synthase large subunit, translating into MSKAAQLMVECLENEGVSVVFGLPGEENIRFVQALASSRIRYVLTRHEQAAAFMAEMYGRVTGRAAVVSATLGPGAINMQLGVADATTNSTPLVAISAQVGQDREYKESHQYVDLVSMFAPITRWAAGVPTAHAIPEMFRKAFKLAESERPAAVYLAVPEHIDEDAADYDLKPLPRNVVRAEAPAARQVERAVDILRNARRPVVLAGHGAARGDATAALVRFSDEFGIPVANTFHGKGVMPDDHPNSIGTLGFMRHDYVNFGFDNADVIIAVGYELQEFDPVRINPLADKKIIHIHRFPAEVDAHYSVDVGIIGDISASLDALTDALAGHVFEAEPEVPGCGLLAEEFARGQQDSRYPLAPARVVADTRAALGRGDVVLVDTGATKMWMARLYPTYERNTCLISNGLSTMGFALPGALGVKLARPGVRVLAVVGDGAFLMNSQEIETAVRERIPLVVLIWEDGGYGLIEWKMDLELGEHYYVKFGNPDIVAYAESFGAKGYRINSAEELLPTLKAALDDDGVSLIGCPVDYSENLRLTDRLGELDETL; encoded by the coding sequence ATGAGTAAAGCCGCTCAGCTGATGGTCGAGTGCCTGGAAAACGAGGGCGTCTCCGTGGTCTTCGGGCTGCCCGGCGAGGAAAACATCCGCTTCGTGCAGGCGTTGGCCTCCTCGCGCATCCGCTACGTGCTCACCCGTCACGAGCAGGCGGCGGCGTTCATGGCGGAGATGTACGGGCGCGTCACCGGGCGGGCGGCGGTGGTGTCGGCCACCCTGGGCCCCGGCGCGATCAACATGCAACTCGGCGTCGCCGACGCCACCACCAACAGCACCCCGCTGGTCGCGATCTCCGCGCAGGTGGGCCAGGACCGGGAGTACAAGGAATCGCACCAGTACGTCGACCTGGTGTCGATGTTCGCGCCGATCACCCGCTGGGCCGCCGGGGTGCCGACCGCGCACGCCATCCCCGAGATGTTCCGCAAGGCGTTCAAGCTGGCGGAGTCCGAACGCCCGGCCGCGGTCTACCTGGCCGTGCCCGAGCACATAGACGAAGATGCCGCCGACTACGACCTGAAGCCGTTGCCGCGCAACGTCGTTCGCGCCGAGGCGCCGGCGGCCCGCCAGGTGGAACGGGCCGTCGACATCCTGCGCAACGCGCGACGGCCGGTGGTGCTGGCCGGGCATGGCGCCGCCCGCGGCGACGCGACCGCGGCCCTGGTGCGGTTCTCCGACGAGTTCGGCATTCCGGTGGCCAACACCTTCCACGGCAAGGGCGTGATGCCCGACGATCACCCCAACAGCATCGGGACCCTGGGGTTCATGCGGCATGACTACGTCAACTTCGGGTTCGACAACGCCGACGTGATCATCGCGGTCGGCTACGAGTTGCAGGAGTTCGACCCGGTCCGGATCAATCCGCTGGCGGACAAGAAGATCATCCACATTCATCGGTTCCCGGCCGAGGTCGACGCGCATTATTCGGTTGACGTCGGGATCATCGGCGACATCAGCGCCTCCCTCGATGCGCTCACGGATGCGCTCGCGGGCCACGTCTTCGAAGCCGAGCCGGAGGTTCCCGGCTGCGGCCTGCTCGCCGAGGAATTCGCTCGGGGACAACAAGATTCGCGCTATCCGCTGGCACCCGCTCGGGTTGTCGCCGACACCCGCGCGGCGTTGGGCCGCGGCGACGTCGTGCTGGTGGACACCGGCGCCACCAAGATGTGGATGGCCCGGCTCTACCCGACCTACGAGCGCAACACGTGCCTGATCTCGAACGGGTTGTCCACCATGGGGTTTGCGCTGCCGGGCGCGCTTGGGGTCAAGCTGGCGCGCCCGGGGGTCAGGGTGCTGGCCGTCGTCGGCGACGGCGCGTTCCTGATGAACTCGCAGGAGATCGAGACCGCCGTTCGGGAGCGGATACCGCTGGTGGTGCTGATCTGGGAGGACGGCGGTTATGGCCTGATCGAGTGGAAGATGGACCTCGAACTCGGTGAGCATTACTACGTGAAGTTCGGCAACCCGGACATCGTGGCCTACGCGGAAAGCTTCGGCGCCAAGGGGTATCGGATCAACAGCGCCGAGGAGCTGTTGCCGACGCTGAAGGCCGCGCTCGACGATGACGGTGTCTCGCTGATCGGCTGCCCGGTCGACTATTCGGAGAACCTGCGGTTGACCGACCGGCTCGGCGAGCTGGACGAGACGCTCTAA
- a CDS encoding phosphotriesterase family protein has translation MSEVSTARGPIDTTDLGVTLMHEHVFIMTTEIAENYPEAWGDEDKRVADAIARLGELKSRGVDTIVDLTVIGLGRYIPRIARVAAATELNIVVATGLYTYNDVPFRFHYEGPGGLLGGPEIMTEMFVRDIEQGIADTGIKAGILKCATDEPGITPGVERVLRAVAQAHKRTGVPISTHTHAGLRRGLEQQRIFAEEGVDLSRVIIGHSGDSTDVGYLEELIAAGSYLGMDRFGIDVILPFEDRVNIVATMCERGHADKMVLSHDANCYFDALPEDLVPQMAPNWHYLHIHNDVIPALKQRGVTDEQLHTMLVDNPRRIFERQGAY, from the coding sequence GTGTCAGAAGTAAGCACCGCTCGCGGGCCCATCGACACCACCGATCTCGGCGTGACGCTCATGCATGAGCACGTCTTCATCATGACCACCGAAATTGCCGAGAACTATCCGGAAGCCTGGGGCGACGAGGACAAGCGGGTGGCCGACGCGATCGCCCGGCTGGGCGAGCTCAAGTCGCGCGGCGTGGACACCATCGTCGACCTCACCGTGATCGGGTTGGGCCGCTACATTCCGCGCATCGCCCGGGTGGCGGCGGCCACCGAGCTGAATATCGTTGTGGCGACTGGCCTTTACACCTACAACGACGTGCCGTTCCGGTTCCATTACGAGGGCCCGGGCGGGCTGCTGGGCGGCCCGGAGATCATGACCGAGATGTTCGTCCGCGACATCGAGCAGGGCATCGCCGACACCGGCATCAAGGCGGGCATCCTCAAGTGCGCCACCGACGAACCCGGCATCACCCCGGGCGTCGAGCGCGTGCTGCGCGCCGTCGCCCAGGCGCACAAACGCACCGGGGTGCCGATCTCCACGCACACCCACGCCGGGCTGCGCCGCGGCCTGGAGCAGCAGCGCATCTTCGCCGAAGAGGGCGTCGACCTGAGCCGCGTGATCATCGGGCATTCCGGTGACAGCACCGACGTCGGCTACCTCGAAGAGCTCATCGCCGCCGGCTCCTACCTCGGCATGGACCGGTTCGGCATCGACGTGATCCTGCCGTTCGAGGACCGAGTGAACATCGTGGCGACGATGTGCGAGCGTGGGCACGCCGACAAGATGGTGCTCTCGCACGACGCCAACTGCTACTTCGACGCCCTGCCCGAAGATCTGGTTCCCCAGATGGCGCCGAATTGGCATTACCTGCATATCCACAACGACGTGATCCCCGCGCTCAAGCAGCGCGGCGTCACCGACGAGCAGCTGCACACCATGCTCGTTGACAACCCTCGCCGCATCTTCGAAAGACAGGGCGCGTATTGA
- a CDS encoding R2-like ligand-binding oxidase: MTRTHSGSLARGGLNWDSLPLKLFAGGNAKFWNPADIDFSRDRADWERLTDDERHYATRLCAEFIAGEEAVTEDIQPFMSAMRAEGRLGDEMYLTQFAFEEAKHVQVFRMWLDAVGITDDLHAYLDDIPTYRTIFYEELPACLNTLSDDPSPAAQVRASVTYNHMVEGMLALTGYFGWHKICVERGILPGMQELVRRIGDDERRHMAWGTFTCRRHVAADDANWDVFETRMNELMPLGLRLIEEGFALYDPMPFGLSTDEFLQYAADKGMRRFGTISSARGRPLGEIDLDYSPLRLEDTFADEDRRALAASA, translated from the coding sequence ATGACACGCACGCATTCGGGCTCGCTCGCGCGGGGCGGACTCAACTGGGATAGCTTGCCGCTCAAGCTGTTTGCCGGCGGCAACGCGAAGTTCTGGAACCCGGCCGACATCGACTTCTCCCGCGACCGCGCGGACTGGGAACGGCTCACCGACGACGAGCGCCACTACGCCACCCGGCTGTGCGCCGAGTTCATCGCCGGCGAGGAGGCGGTGACCGAGGACATCCAGCCGTTCATGTCGGCGATGCGGGCCGAAGGCCGGCTGGGCGACGAGATGTATCTGACGCAGTTCGCGTTCGAGGAGGCCAAGCACGTCCAGGTTTTCCGCATGTGGCTCGACGCCGTCGGCATCACCGACGACCTGCACGCCTATCTCGACGACATCCCCACCTACCGCACGATTTTCTACGAGGAGTTGCCGGCCTGCCTCAATACCTTGTCGGACGATCCCTCGCCGGCCGCGCAGGTCCGGGCCTCCGTCACCTACAACCACATGGTCGAAGGCATGCTGGCGCTGACGGGCTATTTCGGCTGGCACAAGATCTGCGTGGAACGCGGCATCCTTCCTGGCATGCAGGAGCTGGTCCGCCGCATCGGCGACGACGAGCGGCGCCACATGGCGTGGGGCACCTTCACCTGCCGGCGCCACGTCGCCGCCGACGATGCCAACTGGGACGTCTTCGAAACGCGCATGAACGAACTCATGCCGCTCGGGCTGCGCCTCATCGAAGAGGGCTTCGCCTTGTACGACCCGATGCCCTTCGGCCTTTCGACGGACGAGTTCCTGCAATATGCCGCCGACAAGGGGATGCGGCGGTTCGGCACGATCTCCAGCGCCCGCGGGCGCCCGCTCGGCGAGATCGACCTCGACTACTCGCCGCTACGGCTCGAGGACACGTTCGCCGACGAGGACCGGCGCGCCCTGGCGGCCTCGGCCTGA
- a CDS encoding NADP-dependent succinic semialdehyde dehydrogenase, whose protein sequence is MPIATINPATGETVKTFTPATDNEIEAAIARAHERFLHYRRSTTFAQRAEWANATADLLDKEADDVAAMMTLEMGKTLASAKAEALKCAKGFRYYAENAEGLLADEPADAAKVGATKAYTRYQPLGVVLAVMPWNFPLWQAVRFAAPALMAGNVGILKHASNVPQCALYLADVIARAGFPEGCFQTLLVPSSAVETILRDPRVAAATLTGSEPAGQSVAAICGDEIKPTVLELGGSDPFIVMPSADLDEAVKTAVTGRVQNNGQSCIAAKRFIAHADIYDAFVDKFVERMRALRVGDPTDPDTDVGPLATESGRDEVAKQVDDAAAAGAVIRCGGERLDRPGWYYPPTVVTDITKDMALYSEEVFGPVASVYKADDIDEAIEIANATTFGLGSNAWTQDEAEQRRFIDGIEAGQVFINGMTVSYPELPFGGVKRSGYGRELAGLGIREFCNAKTVWIG, encoded by the coding sequence GTGCCCATCGCCACCATCAACCCGGCCACCGGCGAGACAGTCAAGACCTTCACCCCCGCAACCGACAACGAAATCGAGGCGGCGATCGCCCGCGCGCACGAGCGCTTCCTCCACTACCGCCGCTCCACCACCTTCGCCCAGCGCGCGGAATGGGCGAACGCCACCGCCGACCTGCTGGACAAGGAGGCCGACGACGTGGCGGCGATGATGACCCTGGAAATGGGCAAGACGCTGGCCTCGGCCAAGGCCGAGGCGCTCAAGTGCGCCAAGGGTTTTCGCTACTACGCCGAGAACGCCGAGGGGCTGCTGGCCGACGAGCCGGCCGACGCGGCGAAGGTGGGCGCCACGAAGGCGTACACGCGGTACCAACCGCTCGGGGTGGTGCTGGCCGTGATGCCGTGGAACTTCCCGCTGTGGCAGGCCGTCCGGTTCGCCGCGCCGGCGCTGATGGCCGGCAACGTCGGCATCCTCAAGCACGCGTCGAACGTGCCGCAGTGCGCGCTGTATCTCGCCGACGTCATCGCCCGCGCCGGCTTCCCGGAGGGCTGCTTCCAGACGCTGCTGGTTCCGTCGAGCGCCGTCGAGACCATCCTGCGCGATCCCCGGGTCGCCGCGGCCACCCTGACCGGCAGCGAGCCGGCCGGCCAATCGGTCGCCGCCATTTGCGGCGACGAGATCAAGCCGACGGTGCTGGAGCTCGGCGGCAGCGACCCGTTCATCGTGATGCCGTCCGCGGACCTCGACGAGGCCGTCAAGACGGCGGTCACCGGCCGCGTGCAGAACAACGGCCAGTCCTGCATCGCCGCCAAGCGGTTCATCGCCCACGCCGACATCTACGACGCGTTCGTCGACAAGTTCGTCGAGCGGATGCGGGCGTTGCGGGTCGGCGACCCCACCGACCCGGACACCGACGTGGGCCCGCTGGCCACCGAGTCGGGGCGCGACGAGGTCGCCAAGCAGGTGGACGACGCCGCCGCCGCGGGCGCGGTGATCCGTTGCGGCGGTGAGCGTCTCGACCGGCCGGGGTGGTACTACCCGCCGACGGTGGTCACCGACATCACCAAGGACATGGCGCTCTACTCCGAGGAGGTGTTCGGCCCCGTCGCCTCGGTGTACAAGGCCGACGACATCGACGAGGCCATCGAGATCGCCAACGCGACGACCTTCGGGTTGGGGTCCAACGCGTGGACTCAGGACGAGGCCGAGCAGCGGCGCTTCATCGACGGCATCGAGGCCGGCCAGGTCTTCATCAACGGGATGACCGTCTCGTACCCCGAACTGCCGTTCGGGGGCGTCAAGCGCTCCGGCTACGGCCGGGAACTCGCCGGACTCGGGATCCGCGAGTTCTGCAACGCCAAGACGGTGTGGATCGGCTAG
- a CDS encoding DUF3068 domain-containing protein, with the protein MNRAVMLRFAACAVIGLGAALLIAALLLSTYTSSRITKIPLDIDATLTSDGSGTALDSASLATDHIVINQNVPLVSQQQVTVESPANADVVTLQAGTSVRRTDKQKDSGLLLAIVDTVTLNRKTAMAVSDDTHTGGSVQKPRTFGDENPPTAIPLRHDGLSYRFPFHTEKKTYPYFDPIAQKPFDVNYDTQEDVNGLTTYRFTQNVGYDPDGKLAAPVVYPSLYPGNEDGKVTASAAMWGVQGDPGEQVTMTRYYAAQRTFWVDPVSGTIVKQTEHANHYFARDPLKPEVTLADYKVTSTEDTVESQVNSARDERDRLALWSRVLPITFTAVGLIALVGGGLLASFSLRTESALTDPGLDRGEEFFGRGGPEEPVPGAEAETEKLPTQRPAAHEDPGPDAPTLGPDEPPESGPEPNPPGPPERE; encoded by the coding sequence GTGAACCGCGCAGTCATGTTGCGCTTCGCCGCATGCGCAGTCATCGGACTCGGAGCCGCCCTGCTGATCGCCGCGCTGTTGCTGTCGACGTACACCAGCAGCAGGATCACCAAGATCCCGCTGGACATCGACGCCACGTTGACCAGTGACGGCTCCGGGACCGCGCTCGACAGCGCGTCGTTGGCCACCGACCACATCGTCATCAACCAGAACGTGCCGCTGGTGTCCCAGCAGCAGGTCACCGTCGAGTCGCCCGCCAACGCCGACGTCGTCACGCTGCAGGCCGGCACCTCGGTCCGGCGCACCGACAAGCAAAAGGACAGCGGACTGCTGCTGGCGATCGTCGACACCGTCACCCTCAACCGCAAGACGGCGATGGCCGTCTCCGACGACACCCACACCGGCGGCTCAGTGCAAAAGCCGCGCACCTTCGGCGACGAGAACCCGCCCACCGCGATCCCGCTGCGGCACGACGGGCTGTCCTACCGGTTCCCGTTCCACACCGAAAAGAAGACGTACCCCTACTTCGACCCGATCGCGCAGAAGCCGTTCGACGTCAACTACGACACCCAAGAGGACGTCAACGGTTTGACCACGTACCGCTTCACCCAGAACGTCGGCTACGACCCGGACGGCAAGCTGGCGGCCCCGGTCGTGTACCCGTCGCTGTACCCCGGCAACGAGGACGGCAAGGTCACCGCGTCCGCCGCGATGTGGGGTGTGCAGGGCGATCCCGGCGAGCAGGTCACCATGACCCGCTACTACGCGGCGCAGCGGACCTTCTGGGTGGACCCGGTGTCGGGCACCATCGTCAAGCAGACCGAGCACGCCAACCACTACTTCGCCCGCGATCCGCTCAAGCCGGAGGTGACGCTGGCCGATTACAAGGTCACCTCCACCGAAGACACCGTCGAATCCCAGGTCAACTCGGCCCGCGACGAGCGCGACCGGTTGGCGCTGTGGTCGCGGGTGCTGCCGATCACGTTCACCGCGGTCGGGTTGATCGCGCTGGTCGGCGGCGGGTTGCTCGCCTCGTTCAGCCTGCGGACCGAGAGCGCGCTGACCGACCCCGGCCTGGACCGTGGCGAGGAGTTCTTCGGCCGCGGCGGGCCCGAAGAGCCGGTGCCCGGCGCCGAAGCCGAGACCGAGAAGCTGCCCACGCAGCGCCCCGCCGCGCACGAAGATCCCGGCCCCGACGCGCCCACTTTGGGGCCCGACGAGCCGCCCGAGTCGGGACCCGAGCCGAATCCGCCCGGCCCGCCCGAACGGGAATAG
- a CDS encoding acyl-CoA dehydrogenase family protein, producing the protein MLLNPNHLQRRYPDRRSGEIMAATVDFFESRGKARLKHDDHERVWYSDFLDHIGRERIFASLLTPAKYGADDCRWDTYRISEFAEIVGFYGLSYWYPFQVTALGLGPIWMSANEDAKRRAAAQLEAGEVFAFGLSEQTHGADVYQTDMILTPAEHGWVANGEKYYIGNANVARMVSTFGKIAGSDEYVFFAADSQHERYDLIKNVVNSQNFVANYALRDYPVTEADLLHRGPDAFHAALNTVNVCKYNLGWGAIGMCTHAMYEAVTHASNRILYGTVVTDFSHVRRLLTDAYVRLAAMRLVATRACDYMRSASAADRRYLLYSPLTKAKITSEGERVVTALWDVVAAKGVEKDTFFEAVTREIGLLPRLEGTVHINIGLLGKFMPNFLFAPSGELPVITRRDDAADDTFLFAQGPTGGLGKVRFHDWRVPFESFAHLPNVALLRSQVEVLTEMLASATPDAVQQKDIDFAFAVGQLFATVPYAQLILEEAGLSGVDPALIDEIFAVLVRDFNGYAVELGDKPATTDAQARFATRIVRRPVHDPGRYDQIWKEHVLPINGAYRMRP; encoded by the coding sequence ATGTTGCTCAATCCCAACCACCTGCAACGCCGCTACCCGGACCGTCGCTCGGGGGAGATCATGGCCGCGACGGTCGACTTCTTCGAGTCCAGGGGCAAGGCCCGGCTCAAGCACGACGACCACGAGCGCGTCTGGTACTCCGACTTCCTGGACCACATCGGGCGCGAGCGCATCTTCGCCTCCCTGCTGACACCCGCGAAGTACGGCGCCGACGATTGTCGCTGGGACACCTACCGGATCAGCGAGTTCGCCGAGATCGTGGGCTTTTACGGGCTGAGCTACTGGTACCCCTTCCAGGTCACCGCCCTGGGCCTGGGCCCGATCTGGATGAGCGCCAACGAGGACGCCAAGCGCAGGGCGGCGGCTCAGCTGGAGGCCGGCGAGGTGTTTGCCTTCGGGTTATCGGAGCAGACCCACGGCGCCGACGTGTACCAGACCGACATGATCCTGACGCCCGCAGAACACGGCTGGGTCGCCAATGGCGAGAAGTACTACATCGGCAACGCCAACGTCGCCCGGATGGTCTCCACCTTCGGCAAGATCGCCGGGTCCGACGAGTACGTGTTCTTCGCCGCCGACTCCCAGCACGAGCGGTACGACCTGATCAAGAACGTGGTGAACTCGCAGAACTTCGTCGCCAATTACGCGCTGCGCGACTACCCGGTCACCGAGGCCGACCTCCTGCACCGCGGCCCCGACGCCTTCCACGCCGCCCTCAACACCGTCAACGTCTGCAAGTACAACCTGGGCTGGGGCGCCATCGGCATGTGCACCCACGCCATGTACGAGGCGGTCACCCACGCGTCCAACCGCATCCTGTACGGGACCGTCGTCACCGACTTCAGCCACGTGCGACGGCTGCTCACCGACGCCTACGTGCGCCTGGCCGCCATGAGGCTGGTCGCCACCCGGGCCTGCGACTACATGCGCAGCGCGTCGGCGGCCGACCGTCGCTACCTGCTCTACAGCCCCCTCACCAAGGCGAAGATCACCAGCGAGGGCGAGCGTGTGGTGACCGCCCTGTGGGACGTCGTCGCCGCCAAGGGCGTCGAGAAGGACACCTTCTTCGAGGCCGTGACCCGCGAGATCGGGCTGTTGCCCCGGCTGGAGGGCACCGTGCACATCAACATCGGGCTGCTCGGCAAGTTCATGCCCAACTTCCTGTTCGCCCCGAGCGGCGAGTTGCCCGTGATCACCCGCCGCGACGACGCCGCCGACGACACGTTCCTGTTCGCCCAGGGACCGACCGGTGGCCTGGGCAAGGTGCGCTTCCACGACTGGCGCGTGCCGTTCGAGAGCTTCGCCCACCTCCCCAACGTCGCGCTGCTGCGCTCGCAGGTCGAGGTGCTCACCGAGATGCTGGCCAGCGCCACCCCGGATGCGGTGCAGCAGAAGGACATCGACTTTGCCTTCGCCGTGGGTCAACTGTTTGCGACGGTGCCCTACGCGCAGCTGATCCTCGAAGAGGCCGGGCTTTCTGGCGTGGATCCGGCGCTGATCGACGAGATCTTCGCCGTGCTGGTGCGCGACTTCAACGGCTATGCCGTGGAGCTCGGCGACAAGCCCGCGACGACGGACGCCCAGGCACGTTTCGCGACGCGGATAGTCCGGCGTCCCGTGCACGACCCCGGGCGCTACGACCAGATCTGGAAGGAGCACGTGCTGCCGATCAACGGCGCCTACCGCATGCGCCCCTGA
- a CDS encoding TetR/AcrR family transcriptional regulator gives MPTVTWARVDPARRAAVIEAAESEFGAHGFSRGSLNVIARRAGVAKGSLFQYFADKRDLYAFVTDIASQRVRAYMEDLIRELDPRRPFFEFLTDLLDGWVAYYAEHPHERALHAAVTLEVDTEARISVRSVSNRHYLEVLRPLIHGAQTRGDLRADADTDALLSLLLMIFPHLALAPYMRGLDPILGLDEPTPEQPALAVRRLVAVLAAAFSANLSVKTEEAVT, from the coding sequence ATGCCGACGGTGACGTGGGCGCGCGTCGACCCCGCTCGTCGCGCGGCGGTGATAGAAGCCGCGGAGTCCGAGTTCGGCGCGCACGGCTTCTCCCGCGGCAGCCTGAACGTCATCGCCCGCCGCGCGGGCGTCGCCAAGGGCAGCCTGTTCCAGTACTTCGCGGACAAGCGCGACCTCTACGCGTTCGTCACCGACATCGCCAGCCAACGGGTGCGCGCCTACATGGAGGACCTGATCCGCGAGCTCGACCCGCGCCGGCCGTTCTTCGAATTCCTCACCGACCTGCTCGACGGCTGGGTGGCCTACTACGCGGAGCATCCACACGAACGCGCCCTTCACGCCGCGGTGACGCTCGAGGTCGACACCGAGGCCCGCATCAGTGTGCGCAGCGTCAGTAATCGCCACTACCTGGAAGTGCTGCGGCCGCTGATACACGGCGCCCAGACCCGCGGCGATCTGCGCGCGGACGCCGACACGGACGCGCTGCTGTCGTTGTTGCTCATGATCTTTCCGCACCTCGCGCTGGCCCCCTACATGCGCGGCCTGGATCCGATCCTCGGTCTCGACGAACCCACACCCGAGCAGCCGGCGCTGGCCGTGCGCAGGCTCGTCGCGGTGTTGGCGGCCGCGTTCTCGGCGAACCTGTCCGTCAAAACCGAGGAGGCGGTCACATGA